The Desulfuromonas versatilis genome has a segment encoding these proteins:
- a CDS encoding glycosyltransferase family protein: MKMWMFVDPGVYAHSGYSRRVKFEIQLLRQVFDEITLWVPFGVDGLEEYESLAQIRDVGAFRPFLLNFRTYTGIFNNFTLQNQPPDLIYVQNLQVANLIVGLVKASKIPLIFDYHGLVSKEYAMNEVGIKKFIGSNYYNICESRNLIGASLITVVSENFKKYLLNKYSDLQEEKIVVLPMLPGLDFFCPTGQDFPDAAGREVFQKIKNNPGPNFCYIGQNQEWQLSEETLDFYLSVENESNNCLLTILSHDQGEFRKLVLNKGLKNVLLYSAQHKIVPHFLELMDYGFVLRKPCMVNYVASPTKVLEYLSSGVLPIYTESVGDFSVALTAVGVGKQVSYKNLLKGKGRGMEFAKVSEKSREEAKRFASSYVDQYRSNYLDRVYRLASGGTH, from the coding sequence ATGAAGATGTGGATGTTTGTTGACCCCGGTGTTTATGCCCACTCTGGATATTCCCGCCGGGTCAAGTTCGAGATTCAACTATTACGCCAGGTATTCGATGAGATTACCTTGTGGGTCCCCTTTGGGGTTGACGGTCTGGAAGAATATGAAAGCCTTGCCCAAATAAGAGACGTTGGCGCATTCCGCCCATTTTTATTGAACTTCAGAACATACACAGGCATATTTAATAATTTCACCTTGCAAAATCAACCTCCCGACCTTATTTACGTGCAGAACCTACAAGTTGCCAATCTTATTGTTGGCCTGGTAAAAGCCAGTAAAATTCCACTTATTTTTGATTATCATGGTCTGGTCTCAAAAGAGTACGCGATGAATGAGGTCGGCATTAAGAAGTTTATCGGTAGTAACTATTACAACATATGTGAGTCGAGAAATCTAATAGGCGCGTCTTTAATTACGGTTGTGTCGGAAAATTTTAAAAAATACCTGTTAAACAAGTACAGTGATCTCCAAGAAGAAAAGATTGTTGTCCTGCCGATGCTGCCTGGTCTCGATTTTTTCTGTCCAACTGGTCAAGATTTTCCTGATGCAGCTGGAAGAGAAGTGTTCCAAAAAATTAAAAATAACCCTGGTCCCAACTTTTGTTACATTGGTCAGAATCAGGAATGGCAACTTAGTGAAGAGACACTCGACTTCTATCTATCAGTAGAAAATGAATCAAACAACTGCCTGCTGACAATTTTGAGTCATGACCAGGGGGAGTTTCGGAAATTGGTATTAAACAAAGGTCTGAAAAATGTATTGCTTTACAGTGCCCAGCATAAAATAGTACCTCATTTCTTGGAATTGATGGATTATGGTTTCGTGTTGCGTAAACCCTGTATGGTCAATTATGTGGCTTCACCGACAAAGGTTCTTGAGTATCTTTCCTCCGGTGTCCTGCCCATTTACACCGAATCTGTCGGAGATTTCTCGGTTGCGTTGACTGCGGTCGGAGTTGGGAAACAGGTCTCTTATAAAAACCTCCTTAAGGGGAAGGGCAGAGGCATGGAATTCGCAAAAGTCAGTGAAAAAAGCAGGGAAGAAGCAAAAAGGTTTGCATCGAGCTATGTTGATCAATACAGAAGCAATTATCTTGACCGGGTTTACCGCCTTGCGTCCGGCGGGACGCACTAA
- the wecB gene encoding non-hydrolyzing UDP-N-acetylglucosamine 2-epimerase → MKVLSVFGTRPEAIKMAPVVKALRDHPECFDSLVCVTAQHRHMLDQVLSLFKIFPDVDLNLMKPKQDLTDITANVLVGMRDVLRDLRPDLVLVHGDTTTALAAGLASYYEKIPVGHVEAGLRTKNIYSPWPEEINRRLIAGIACLHFAPTDQARENLLQEGVSPSKIHVTGNSVVDALSKVTGLIKSDPAVQKSLAEKFSFLDPQAKLILVTGHRRENFGDGLKDICRALVDLASCDGVQIIYPVHLNPQVRDPVVRLLGGCANIHLIEPQEYLAFVYLMIRSDLILTDSGGIQEEAPSLGKPVLVLRHTTERPEVVASGAVRLIGTDPSAIFRHATHMLFHSGLDRSENVAYNPYGDGKASERIVAVLMKGLSDHRAEGQ, encoded by the coding sequence TTGAAGGTTTTGTCCGTTTTTGGAACACGGCCCGAGGCGATCAAGATGGCTCCCGTTGTGAAGGCACTGAGGGACCACCCGGAATGCTTTGACAGTCTGGTTTGCGTGACGGCGCAGCACAGGCATATGCTCGATCAGGTTTTGTCCCTGTTTAAAATTTTTCCTGATGTAGACCTGAATCTTATGAAGCCAAAGCAGGATCTCACTGATATTACAGCAAATGTTCTTGTTGGCATGCGTGATGTACTCCGAGACCTGCGCCCCGACTTGGTGCTGGTGCATGGTGATACCACCACGGCCCTGGCAGCCGGTTTGGCTTCATATTATGAAAAAATCCCGGTTGGACACGTAGAGGCCGGACTGCGTACCAAAAACATCTACTCCCCCTGGCCTGAAGAAATCAACCGTCGTCTGATCGCTGGTATCGCGTGTTTGCATTTTGCCCCTACCGATCAGGCGCGTGAGAACTTGTTGCAAGAAGGTGTCTCCCCATCCAAAATTCATGTCACTGGCAATTCAGTCGTTGATGCGCTGTCTAAGGTAACGGGCCTGATTAAATCCGACCCCGCTGTGCAAAAATCACTGGCCGAAAAATTTTCTTTTCTGGACCCGCAGGCAAAGCTGATCCTGGTTACAGGGCATCGTCGTGAAAATTTTGGCGATGGGCTCAAGGACATCTGTCGGGCATTGGTTGATCTTGCAAGCTGTGACGGTGTGCAAATCATTTATCCGGTGCATTTGAATCCCCAGGTCCGTGATCCCGTGGTTCGGCTACTGGGGGGATGCGCCAACATACATCTCATCGAGCCGCAAGAGTATTTGGCATTTGTCTATCTTATGATCCGATCAGATCTGATTCTCACCGACTCCGGCGGCATCCAGGAAGAGGCCCCATCTCTTGGCAAACCTGTTCTCGTCTTACGCCATACCACCGAGAGGCCCGAAGTGGTGGCAAGTGGTGCAGTTCGTCTGATCGGGACAGATCCGAGTGCCATTTTTCGGCATGCGACCCACATGCTCTTCCATTCGGGTTTGGACAGATCTGAAAACGTTGCGTATAACCCCTATGGGGATGGCAAAGCCAGTGAGCGCATTGTGGCTGTGCTGATGAAGGGTTTAAGCGACCACCGCGCTGAGGGGCAGTAA
- a CDS encoding glycosyltransferase family protein: MIIICEPQCSGFEHVPVNSALITTVKKAFSDEKILFLAEKDHLEQVRENLSDRGLGHIDFVPVAIANRQGPKISKVVPDFKLCYEVFKLARRNKVRRLLFCSTTTSFLYAIKLLQRLYDDLRCIVVPHGILSSVTQWPQRRILGYPMWFRNALLWFDTGRLRYLVLGESIRAALVQRFPRLGPLVFSIDHPYFFQPPESEILKIDRGLTFGFLGVGVRAKGIDLFFKLAKEVCYGRGNSKTQFTLVGSLVDRDIDDFASSAIVMPSPDQPLSRAEFCTRAKAIDYALFFLDPAEYELRASGTLFDAFAFLKPIIAIENPFFDYYFRKMGDIGYLCKDYEEMKSVVQELVNKPATDRYCRQQHNIARWIREFNNENQARKFAEIATGIWD; this comes from the coding sequence ATGATAATCATCTGTGAACCGCAATGTTCCGGTTTTGAGCATGTTCCGGTAAACAGTGCATTGATAACCACGGTAAAGAAGGCATTTTCCGATGAGAAAATCCTTTTCCTGGCGGAAAAAGATCACCTTGAACAAGTCAGAGAAAACCTTTCCGACCGAGGGCTTGGCCACATAGATTTCGTGCCTGTTGCCATTGCGAACAGGCAAGGCCCCAAAATTTCGAAGGTCGTGCCAGACTTCAAGCTTTGTTATGAAGTTTTCAAACTGGCCAGGAGAAATAAGGTTCGGAGGTTGTTGTTCTGTTCAACAACGACCTCATTCCTGTATGCAATTAAACTGTTGCAGCGATTGTATGACGACTTGAGATGCATTGTTGTTCCTCATGGAATTCTGTCTTCGGTAACCCAGTGGCCCCAAAGGCGGATCCTTGGATATCCAATGTGGTTTCGCAATGCCCTTTTATGGTTTGACACGGGCCGCCTCAGATATTTGGTTTTGGGGGAATCAATAAGGGCTGCCCTGGTACAGCGATTCCCCAGGCTTGGCCCCCTGGTTTTCTCAATTGATCATCCCTATTTTTTCCAACCGCCCGAATCAGAAATTCTCAAAATAGATAGAGGCCTGACCTTTGGGTTTCTTGGTGTTGGGGTAAGGGCCAAGGGGATCGATTTGTTTTTCAAACTGGCCAAAGAAGTATGTTATGGTCGCGGTAACTCAAAAACACAATTTACCCTAGTCGGTTCATTGGTCGATAGGGATATCGATGATTTTGCCTCCAGTGCCATTGTGATGCCTTCGCCAGACCAACCGCTAAGCCGGGCGGAATTTTGCACCCGCGCAAAGGCCATTGATTACGCTCTTTTTTTTTTAGATCCAGCCGAGTATGAACTAAGAGCAAGCGGAACCTTGTTTGACGCGTTCGCCTTTTTAAAACCGATCATTGCGATTGAGAACCCCTTCTTCGATTATTATTTTCGGAAAATGGGAGACATTGGCTATCTCTGTAAGGATTATGAGGAAATGAAATCCGTTGTCCAAGAGCTTGTTAATAAGCCAGCGACCGATCGGTATTGCCGGCAGCAACATAACATTGCCCGTTGGATAAGAGAATTTAACAATGAAAATCAAGCCAGGAAGTTCGCTGAGATTGCAACAGGCATTTGGGACTGA
- a CDS encoding ABC transporter ATP-binding protein: MIALSFSNISKTYDPGLFKKKVSAVKDLSLDVQEGEVFGLVGPNGAGKSTTIRMLLGLIRPDSGTICFRGKPLAEAGIQKEIGYLPENPYLYDHLTLRELLVFCSQVSEIAPQVSRARIEYLLERTGMAAAQKRPLRTFSKGMLQRAGICFALLHDPSVVILDEPMSGLDPLGRKMVFDVVMELKEQGKTIFFCSHILSDVERLCDRIGVLVAGRLVREFSLQDFEQERARSIHLLLGQVSDPKEEALRSVPGEFLKTPSGCMLSIAPGQFAEVSQRLVALDIPVLATRSERVSLEELFLQTVKEHAA, from the coding sequence ATGATAGCGCTGTCTTTCTCCAACATCAGTAAAACCTATGATCCCGGGCTCTTCAAAAAAAAGGTTTCCGCCGTAAAGGACCTGAGTCTGGATGTTCAAGAGGGAGAGGTTTTCGGTCTGGTTGGACCAAACGGGGCCGGCAAGAGTACGACGATTCGCATGTTGCTTGGATTGATCAGGCCAGACAGCGGCACAATATGTTTTCGTGGCAAGCCATTGGCTGAGGCCGGAATACAGAAAGAGATCGGCTATCTTCCTGAAAATCCATACCTGTATGATCATCTGACATTGCGGGAGCTGTTGGTGTTCTGCAGCCAGGTGTCCGAGATCGCACCTCAGGTTTCCAGGGCCCGGATTGAATACCTGCTGGAGCGAACAGGGATGGCGGCGGCCCAGAAAAGGCCATTGCGCACCTTTTCCAAGGGGATGTTGCAGCGCGCAGGGATCTGTTTTGCCTTGTTGCACGATCCGTCGGTGGTGATCCTTGATGAACCCATGTCGGGGCTTGACCCCCTGGGGCGCAAGATGGTTTTCGATGTTGTCATGGAGTTGAAGGAGCAGGGAAAGACGATCTTTTTTTGCTCACACATCCTTAGCGATGTCGAAAGGCTTTGTGACCGGATTGGGGTTTTGGTTGCAGGTCGCCTGGTCAGGGAGTTTTCCCTTCAGGACTTCGAGCAAGAGCGGGCACGAAGTATTCACCTGCTGTTAGGTCAGGTGTCGGACCCTAAAGAAGAGGCTTTGCGATCCGTCCCCGGCGAGTTCCTGAAAACGCCGAGCGGATGCATGCTGTCCATCGCTCCAGGCCAGTTTGCTGAAGTTTCACAGCGACTGGTGGCTCTGGATATACCTGTGCTGGCAACGCGCTCGGAGAGGGTTTCTCTCGAAGAGCTTTTTCTGCAGACTGTAAAGGAGCATGCGGCATGA
- a CDS encoding ABC transporter permease gives MRRVAALALITFKEGIRNRSLFGILFFSLFMLGLNVAVAGFFMREIGKVTVDMNLSALSFSGLLLVLFVGVNLMAKDIDRKTIHLVLSKPISRIEYLWGKYLGIVWFVLVSLSVLLFFSSVTVFGLRALYPVYFGNFSWLVFFQACIFIFVKLAVLSSIVVFFSAITTSSFLTLVLGICSYIVGEAIEEVVFYLKSGLSGDSFPVYMQKFIDLVSFVFPNFSVFDFKLEAAHGLAIASDRLVFSLGYAAVYVTILLVCGSIIFSRREFN, from the coding sequence ATGAGGCGGGTAGCGGCTCTGGCATTGATCACATTCAAGGAAGGGATTCGTAATCGTTCGCTTTTCGGTATTCTTTTCTTTTCGCTTTTTATGCTTGGCCTCAATGTCGCAGTGGCCGGCTTTTTCATGCGTGAGATTGGCAAAGTGACGGTTGATATGAACCTGAGCGCTCTGTCATTCTCCGGTCTGCTCCTGGTGTTGTTTGTTGGTGTCAACCTGATGGCCAAAGATATTGACCGCAAAACCATTCACCTGGTGCTCTCCAAGCCGATAAGCCGCATTGAATATCTATGGGGAAAGTATCTGGGGATTGTCTGGTTTGTTCTGGTTTCCCTGTCTGTTTTGCTGTTTTTCTCTAGCGTGACGGTTTTTGGGCTCAGGGCTCTTTACCCGGTTTATTTCGGGAATTTTTCCTGGTTGGTTTTTTTTCAGGCCTGCATTTTTATCTTTGTGAAGTTGGCCGTTCTGAGTTCCATTGTTGTCTTCTTCAGCGCCATTACCACGAGCTCTTTTTTAACTCTGGTGTTGGGTATTTGTTCCTACATCGTTGGTGAGGCTATTGAAGAAGTTGTTTTTTATTTGAAATCAGGCTTGTCCGGTGATTCTTTCCCGGTCTATATGCAAAAATTCATCGACCTAGTGTCCTTTGTTTTTCCCAATTTTTCCGTTTTCGATTTTAAACTTGAAGCGGCCCATGGTCTGGCTATTGCTTCGGACAGGCTCGTATTTTCTTTAGGGTATGCTGCTGTTTACGTAACGATTTTGTTGGTTTGTGGCTCAATTATTTTCAGCAGACGGGAATTTAACTGA
- a CDS encoding oligosaccharide flippase family protein, whose translation MGPGKHSTASSPLAWVISTLASSRKAVEDVIISAAPQAFKAFSGIIISVLMARGLGADGMGEYALVMSVSSFILGLSDLGIGQTAIRFASRAAGQGNVKLQLAVLCWSFHRRMFAVLLLCVAGFFITPLVVEKLWHVDHLTPLVRLSLLIAVFGAIAAVPIIYFQSIKRFKMSALVGIGQTLLLLVGVSLLAYLGNWSVNGVIVVTILASAFSSAISVFLVPRSIFFNPMEGRGGAAGKGKLKNFWLVPGTASSGSENPGVFDGQSFAFFMMLSSVTVLLTMRADVWLMGLFLDTNQIGIYSVATRLTLPLVMLLGALNTALWPRASSLICREEIKKLLRKTFGISVAIAVCAVAYSIVAPLFIPWVFGSAYEGGILLAQLLCLRYCISILVCPVGVIGYSFGMVSVYWWINLCQLIVVVGINILLLPKVGVLGAAIALILNEVIGLSLILNNIREKLKTIS comes from the coding sequence ATGGGCCCGGGAAAACATTCAACAGCCTCTTCCCCACTCGCGTGGGTCATATCAACCTTGGCCTCCTCGCGCAAGGCGGTAGAGGATGTTATCATCTCTGCTGCGCCTCAGGCTTTTAAAGCGTTTTCCGGAATAATAATCTCGGTTCTGATGGCCCGTGGCTTAGGGGCGGACGGAATGGGGGAGTATGCCTTAGTAATGAGCGTTTCAAGCTTTATCCTTGGCCTGTCAGATCTGGGTATCGGGCAAACAGCCATTCGCTTTGCCTCGCGAGCCGCCGGGCAGGGAAATGTAAAGCTTCAGTTGGCTGTTCTGTGCTGGAGTTTTCACCGGCGCATGTTTGCCGTCCTGTTGCTATGCGTGGCGGGCTTTTTCATTACTCCATTGGTCGTCGAAAAGCTTTGGCATGTAGACCATTTGACCCCCTTGGTGCGCTTGAGCCTGTTGATAGCGGTTTTTGGTGCCATCGCTGCAGTCCCGATCATATATTTCCAGTCCATCAAACGTTTTAAAATGAGTGCCTTGGTCGGGATCGGTCAAACACTTCTATTGCTGGTGGGGGTGTCGCTACTCGCTTATCTGGGCAATTGGTCGGTTAATGGGGTTATTGTCGTTACCATCCTTGCATCGGCCTTTAGTTCCGCCATTTCTGTTTTTCTGGTGCCCAGGTCAATTTTTTTCAACCCGATGGAGGGGCGGGGGGGGGCGGCCGGGAAGGGGAAACTGAAAAACTTCTGGCTGGTTCCTGGCACGGCCTCTTCAGGGTCAGAAAATCCAGGGGTTTTCGATGGCCAATCTTTTGCCTTTTTTATGATGCTCTCATCGGTCACGGTTCTTTTGACCATGAGGGCAGATGTCTGGCTGATGGGCCTTTTTCTAGATACGAACCAAATAGGCATCTATAGTGTCGCTACTAGACTCACTTTGCCACTGGTTATGTTGTTGGGGGCCCTCAATACCGCCCTTTGGCCCAGGGCATCATCGTTAATATGCCGGGAAGAAATCAAAAAACTGCTCAGAAAAACCTTCGGAATCAGCGTGGCCATCGCTGTGTGTGCGGTGGCTTATTCCATAGTCGCCCCCCTGTTTATTCCCTGGGTATTCGGTTCGGCGTATGAAGGGGGTATTTTGCTAGCCCAACTGTTGTGCCTCAGATATTGTATTTCGATTCTGGTGTGTCCTGTCGGCGTGATTGGCTACAGTTTCGGAATGGTTAGCGTCTACTGGTGGATAAATCTTTGTCAATTGATAGTTGTTGTGGGAATCAATATCCTGCTTCTGCCGAAAGTTGGTGTATTGGGCGCGGCTATCGCACTAATTTTAAATGAAGTTATCGGGCTTTCTTTGATTCTAAACAATATCCGGGAAAAGTTGAAGACCATATCGTGA
- a CDS encoding glycosyltransferase family 4 protein gives MNTLYHPYRVGGAEKSVQVIAEGLLAQNHIPFVITVGETDRVFSVGGVKVYSLKYTNLYWHYRDSLQKRVLKPFWHLFDIYNPVMAHKVGRILDAENPDVVHTNNLAGFSVAVWPAIEKRGIPFVHTIRDHYLLCIMGMFRNRKNCRSQCGICQTYGWLRKYFSKRVKYVVGNSDFILKQHVESGLFLKAKSWVVYNGYRASGSSILPTPRPDRVRFGYLGRITPIKGIDLLLAAFNRLNEPDTQLLIAGEGNERYLHKLKKLVSSTKVQYLGYVKPEDLFNQINVLVVPSLWNEPLARVVYEAYGHGIPVITSDRGGLPEIVEEGRTGFVFDPEKPLALVSKMKKFIEDKSLPGRMRKDCLRKAQDFLPEKIVENYIEVFQAAVNKHLN, from the coding sequence TTGAACACCTTGTATCACCCCTACCGAGTAGGTGGCGCGGAAAAATCCGTGCAGGTGATTGCCGAAGGCCTTTTGGCCCAAAACCATATACCCTTTGTGATTACTGTGGGGGAGACAGACAGGGTTTTCTCTGTCGGTGGTGTCAAGGTCTATTCACTGAAGTACACCAATCTGTATTGGCATTATCGGGACTCCCTGCAAAAAAGAGTGCTTAAGCCGTTTTGGCATTTGTTTGACATTTACAATCCCGTTATGGCCCACAAGGTCGGGAGAATTCTTGATGCAGAGAACCCAGATGTGGTTCATACCAATAATCTCGCAGGATTTTCAGTAGCTGTTTGGCCAGCGATTGAAAAAAGAGGTATTCCATTTGTCCATACCATTCGTGACCACTACCTGCTTTGCATTATGGGGATGTTTAGGAACAGGAAGAATTGCCGATCCCAATGTGGAATCTGTCAAACCTATGGATGGTTGCGGAAATATTTTTCGAAAAGAGTTAAATATGTAGTGGGAAACAGCGATTTCATTCTCAAGCAGCATGTTGAGAGCGGTTTGTTCCTCAAGGCCAAGTCGTGGGTTGTATATAACGGCTACAGGGCCAGCGGTTCTTCAATTCTCCCAACACCCAGACCTGATCGAGTTAGGTTTGGCTATCTCGGGCGCATCACTCCGATTAAGGGGATTGATTTGCTTCTTGCCGCCTTTAATCGGTTGAACGAACCGGATACCCAATTGCTTATTGCAGGGGAGGGTAATGAACGTTATCTTCACAAGCTGAAGAAATTGGTTTCCTCTACTAAGGTACAGTATCTTGGTTATGTTAAGCCAGAGGACCTTTTTAATCAAATCAATGTATTGGTGGTGCCTTCTCTGTGGAATGAGCCCCTTGCCCGGGTCGTTTATGAAGCTTATGGCCACGGGATCCCCGTGATCACATCCGATCGAGGAGGGCTTCCGGAAATTGTAGAAGAGGGGAGAACCGGGTTTGTTTTTGATCCTGAAAAACCGCTGGCACTTGTGTCAAAAATGAAAAAATTTATAGAAGATAAGTCTCTCCCAGGGCGAATGAGAAAAGACTGTCTCAGGAAAGCTCAAGATTTCCTGCCAGAGAAAATTGTGGAAAATTATATTGAAGTGTTCCAGGCCGCGGTTAATAAACATCTAAATTAG
- a CDS encoding O-antigen ligase family protein — MSGLLLTLPFFSFPWLTNPNATAKAYWLYFCVISLLVFELSRAKKLYLDSSICLGGGFVVALCISTSLNGNPASAWQFVGMAAVAWGFFYLTACWNQRCTDAITVVMKVLLSVAVLFALLGLGQGIDFLVNGRRAGMLIPYLLPGTWGLRISGPFGQPNFHALLMTAGLCSFTYVYFKEVWGKRSKWVQGGGLLLALLLLVNFFQTDSRGGQIAFTIVAISLLWIKSRHPEFFPSHLGWKPFALLTGLVLIAYSFRRLLLLFLFDPSLVSGHHVAQSYSITSRINMWLSSLLMAYDNPLFGFGPDSFKKYLFEYQLKALEILRFEYEDLSYTRWAHNEYLQVLAEGGTISFCLLILFLCVSITKIIKKIKNKNDQYTIFAFLSLIPFFVQASFSWPLRFSPLLAIFLAILATLLPKEQFLTIELGKYSRFFLIFSCGALFYCGGWSLISDLRVSNLSHDISNKDNVVEEFTQYSTLSEGFFAETELVTQGIIPFVRYAVREKDKDLAIKLIPFLERGVNVRGDYWLWYNLARVLFVAGDENRSKTAILKCIDLNPLFGPGWAFRHYLDVVEAARQTGRTIESFYPKNTPKLGLDYDSAVFLQHQ, encoded by the coding sequence TTGTCCGGACTCCTGCTGACGCTCCCCTTTTTCAGTTTTCCCTGGCTGACTAACCCCAATGCGACCGCAAAAGCCTATTGGCTATATTTCTGCGTCATATCGTTGTTGGTTTTTGAATTGTCCCGCGCGAAAAAGCTTTACTTGGACTCATCCATTTGCTTGGGGGGGGGATTCGTTGTCGCTCTTTGCATCTCCACATCCTTGAATGGTAATCCCGCGTCGGCTTGGCAATTTGTCGGAATGGCAGCTGTAGCCTGGGGCTTTTTTTATCTGACTGCATGCTGGAACCAGCGCTGCACCGATGCGATCACTGTGGTCATGAAGGTTCTACTGAGTGTCGCTGTGTTGTTCGCACTGTTGGGACTCGGGCAGGGCATTGATTTTTTGGTGAATGGCCGGCGCGCTGGAATGCTTATTCCCTACCTTTTGCCTGGGACCTGGGGCCTTCGTATCAGTGGCCCGTTTGGGCAACCAAACTTTCATGCATTGTTGATGACGGCAGGTCTTTGTTCCTTTACCTACGTGTATTTCAAGGAGGTGTGGGGAAAAAGGTCCAAATGGGTTCAGGGTGGGGGATTACTTCTGGCTCTATTGCTCCTAGTCAATTTTTTCCAGACGGATTCCCGTGGAGGACAGATTGCATTTACAATAGTAGCCATTAGCTTATTATGGATTAAATCACGCCATCCAGAGTTTTTCCCCAGCCACCTAGGTTGGAAACCGTTTGCGCTATTGACTGGCCTTGTTTTAATTGCCTATAGTTTTCGCCGATTGTTACTGCTGTTTCTGTTTGACCCCAGCCTTGTCTCTGGCCACCATGTAGCGCAATCCTACAGCATCACCTCGCGGATAAACATGTGGCTTTCCTCACTGTTAATGGCTTATGATAATCCACTGTTTGGGTTTGGACCAGATAGTTTTAAAAAATACTTGTTTGAATACCAATTAAAAGCCCTTGAAATTCTTCGTTTTGAATATGAGGATTTATCTTATACGCGCTGGGCGCATAACGAATACCTTCAAGTACTTGCGGAAGGAGGAACTATTTCCTTTTGCCTTCTGATTTTATTTTTATGCGTCTCGATCACCAAAATCATTAAAAAAATAAAAAATAAAAATGATCAATACACAATTTTTGCTTTTTTATCTCTGATACCTTTTTTTGTCCAAGCCAGCTTTAGCTGGCCACTGCGATTTTCACCACTTCTGGCAATCTTTTTGGCAATATTAGCAACGTTGCTCCCCAAGGAGCAGTTTCTAACGATTGAACTCGGAAAATATAGTCGCTTCTTTTTAATTTTTTCCTGCGGTGCCTTGTTTTATTGCGGGGGTTGGTCCTTGATCAGCGATTTACGCGTGAGTAATTTGAGCCACGATATTTCTAATAAAGATAATGTTGTCGAGGAATTCACGCAATACTCTACGCTTTCAGAGGGATTTTTCGCCGAAACCGAACTGGTAACCCAGGGTATAATCCCTTTTGTCAGATATGCTGTCCGTGAAAAGGACAAAGACTTGGCCATTAAGTTGATTCCTTTTCTTGAGCGCGGTGTTAACGTACGTGGCGATTATTGGCTTTGGTACAATTTGGCACGGGTCTTGTTTGTTGCTGGAGATGAAAACAGGTCGAAGACCGCAATCCTGAAGTGTATCGATTTAAATCCGCTCTTTGGCCCTGGCTGGGCTTTCCGTCACTACCTTGATGTCGTGGAAGCCGCCAGGCAGACAGGGCGCACGATAGAATCGTTTTATCCAAAAAATACTCCAAAATTGGGCCTTGATTATGATAGCGCTGTCTTTCTCCAACATCAGTAA
- a CDS encoding glycosyltransferase family 4 protein, whose amino-acid sequence MAGVEIEIGMKVLFVAQKYYPHIGGVEKHLRELSTGLLRDGHTVTIIVRKHKDSLKNFEKVAGVDVIRLKNSTKGVAGRFSNCLRVLMKLPAFVTADVVHFHDYSAMWSCAPIVLFLKLIWKRVFITFHGWEGVFPPKKNVIFKRKICEKIADGNICIGHYITKWYGTKPDYVIYGGVHQNTGPTDQGNYAVYIGRLASDTGIFTYLKAWEKIAKENDNLSLIICGDGPLREELEGYACRNNLNNIEFKGFLVETEGVLRNAKIVLTSGYLGILEAFSMGKPVVSVFDNQLKKDYLEMIPHSREMMWIAQDSDEVADCINALLLGQSKTRPALSFAQENSWERVKSSYCDLWGWHDNHL is encoded by the coding sequence TTGGCTGGAGTCGAAATCGAAATTGGTATGAAGGTACTTTTTGTCGCACAAAAATACTATCCCCATATTGGCGGGGTTGAAAAGCATCTTCGAGAACTTTCAACAGGATTGTTGAGAGATGGTCATACCGTCACCATCATTGTGAGAAAGCACAAAGACTCGCTTAAGAATTTCGAAAAGGTTGCGGGTGTCGACGTCATAAGATTGAAAAACAGCACCAAGGGAGTTGCGGGTAGGTTCAGCAATTGTCTCCGGGTTTTAATGAAATTGCCGGCCTTTGTAACAGCGGATGTTGTTCACTTTCACGATTACAGCGCTATGTGGTCTTGCGCCCCCATTGTATTGTTTTTAAAGCTGATTTGGAAAAGGGTTTTCATTACCTTTCATGGATGGGAGGGAGTTTTTCCTCCCAAGAAAAATGTCATTTTTAAAAGAAAAATCTGTGAAAAAATAGCCGACGGCAATATTTGCATCGGTCATTACATAACTAAATGGTACGGTACCAAACCAGACTATGTGATTTACGGAGGGGTGCATCAAAACACTGGTCCGACCGACCAGGGCAATTATGCCGTGTATATCGGAAGGTTGGCCTCGGATACAGGGATATTCACCTATTTAAAGGCTTGGGAAAAAATAGCCAAAGAAAATGATAATCTCAGTCTCATCATCTGTGGCGATGGGCCCTTGCGGGAAGAGCTTGAAGGCTATGCTTGTCGGAATAACCTGAACAACATTGAGTTTAAAGGGTTCCTTGTAGAAACCGAGGGGGTCCTCAGAAATGCAAAAATCGTCTTGACATCAGGTTATCTAGGAATTCTTGAGGCATTTTCCATGGGAAAGCCGGTTGTTTCCGTTTTTGACAACCAATTGAAAAAAGATTATTTAGAAATGATACCGCATTCCCGGGAGATGATGTGGATCGCCCAAGACAGTGATGAGGTTGCGGACTGTATCAATGCTTTGTTATTGGGTCAGTCAAAAACCAGGCCGGCCTTGTCGTTTGCGCAGGAAAATAGCTGGGAACGCGTGAAGAGTTCCTATTGTGACCTGTGGGGGTGGCATGATAATCATCTGTGA